Proteins encoded by one window of Sorex araneus isolate mSorAra2 chromosome 3, mSorAra2.pri, whole genome shotgun sequence:
- the LOC101558597 gene encoding H/ACA ribonucleoprotein complex subunit 3: MFLQYYLNEQGERVYTLKKYDPMGQQTCSAHPARFSPDDKYSRHRITIKKRFKVLMTQQPRPIL; this comes from the coding sequence ATGTTTCTCCAATATTACCTCAACGAACAAGGAGAGCGGGTCTATACACTGAAGAAGTATGACCCCATGGGACAGCAGACCTGCTCGGCCCATCCGGCTCGCTTCTCCCCAGATGACAAATACTCTCGACACCGCATCACCATCAAGAAGCGCTTCAAGGTGCTCATGACGCAGCAGCCGCGCCCGATCCTCTGA